The following proteins come from a genomic window of Candidatus Thermoplasmatota archaeon:
- the sepF gene encoding cell division protein SepF yields MAIINGIFGKTRRREGEYIDLGEETGGKEEIEPTMYVKVAELQNYDNLKDFTEHVYGGNILLLDLSPVSSDDMELERITNELKRVTNDIGGDIAGLGRNLLILTPSGIKIDRRKIRGSF; encoded by the coding sequence ATGGCGATTATAAATGGAATATTTGGCAAAACCCGCAGGAGGGAAGGAGAGTATATAGACCTTGGTGAAGAAACCGGCGGTAAGGAGGAAATAGAGCCAACAATGTATGTAAAAGTTGCAGAATTGCAGAACTACGACAATTTAAAAGATTTCACTGAACACGTTTATGGGGGAAATATCCTTCTATTGGATTTAAGTCCTGTATCGTCAGATGACATGGAACTGGAAAGAATTACAAATGAGCTTAAGAGAGTGACAAATGACATTGGCGGAGATATTGCAGGATTGGGCAGGAATTTGTTAATACTCACGCCCTCCGGCATAAAAATCGATAGGAGAAAAATAAGGGGTTCTTTCTAA
- a CDS encoding DUF1841 family protein has protein sequence MKEDKNVGYSPHLHEAIHEVVEKQIRDSNPEETKETLNRLMDLGYSRHEAIHKIAGVVVEEIYHVLRNKEEFNEKRFVKKLLALK, from the coding sequence ATGAAAGAAGACAAGAATGTTGGATACAGCCCTCATCTGCATGAGGCAATTCATGAAGTAGTGGAAAAACAAATTAGGGATAGCAACCCGGAAGAGACGAAAGAGACACTAAATAGACTAATGGATTTGGGATATAGTAGGCATGAAGCTATACATAAGATCGCGGGTGTTGTTGTGGAAGAGATTTATCACGTTCTGAGGAATAAAGAAGAATTTAATGAAAAACGATTTGTCAAAAAGCTGTTAGCATTGAAATGA
- a CDS encoding archaeosine biosynthesis radical SAM protein RaSEA, with protein sequence MDELQKLCREIRKGKRYRRVIYPRTWSENDLIGDKVVRAFVFILKTRGCFWARHSGCTMCGYFNDSIPDITEKEIREQLEIALKKYNGEKIVKIFTSGSFLDEREVSIDLQIKILKKFFERADKISIESRPEFIKKMNHLEGISGNKILEMAMGLESANDRVLKYSINKGFTFSDWRNAAEEVLNRNMQLKTYILIKPPFLTEKEGIKDALFSVKKVSDISDTISFNPVAIHSNTLVDYLWKRGLYRPPWLWSVADVLEKTADIFEGQIKCDVVAGGKKRGAHNCGKCDAAFMDAVEQFTIYQNRDASKGLKCKCREEWLDSVEMEGFIKG encoded by the coding sequence ATGGATGAACTGCAGAAATTATGCAGGGAGATTAGAAAGGGAAAGAGATACAGGAGAGTTATTTATCCGAGGACATGGTCGGAAAACGACCTGATTGGCGATAAAGTAGTGAGGGCTTTTGTCTTTATATTGAAAACGAGGGGGTGCTTCTGGGCACGGCATTCAGGCTGTACCATGTGCGGATATTTTAATGACAGCATTCCTGATATAACGGAAAAAGAAATACGGGAACAACTTGAAATTGCCCTTAAAAAATACAACGGAGAAAAGATAGTTAAAATATTTACATCCGGAAGTTTTCTCGATGAAAGAGAGGTATCCATCGATTTGCAAATAAAAATACTGAAAAAATTTTTTGAGAGGGCGGATAAAATATCCATTGAATCGAGGCCGGAATTTATAAAAAAAATGAATCATCTTGAGGGCATTTCAGGAAATAAAATACTCGAGATGGCCATGGGCCTTGAATCTGCGAACGATAGGGTGTTGAAGTATTCAATCAACAAAGGATTTACTTTTTCAGATTGGAGAAATGCGGCAGAAGAAGTTTTGAATAGAAATATGCAATTAAAAACATATATACTCATAAAACCCCCATTTTTAACAGAGAAAGAAGGAATAAAGGATGCATTGTTTTCAGTCAAAAAAGTTTCAGATATTTCTGACACCATTTCATTCAATCCCGTGGCGATACATAGCAATACGCTCGTGGATTACCTATGGAAAAGGGGACTCTACCGTCCTCCGTGGCTGTGGAGTGTTGCCGACGTTCTCGAAAAAACAGCGGATATTTTTGAGGGGCAGATAAAATGCGATGTTGTTGCCGGCGGGAAAAAAAGGGGTGCGCATAACTGTGGAAAATGCGATGCAGCATTTATGGACGCAGTGGAGCAGTTCACCATATACCAAAATAGAGATGCTTCTAAAGGACTAAAATGCAAATGCAGGGAAGAATGGCTGGATTCGGTTGAAATGGAAGGATTTATCAAAGGTTAG
- the hisS gene encoding histidine--tRNA ligase, with protein sequence MVAIGKPRGTRDFTPDEMERRRAIEKKMRDVFERYGYREIVTPTIENMSLFTMKSGEGIVEETYAFNDKSGRMLALRPELTAPAMRFYLEKLQMEPKPLKIYYFGNCFRYDRPQKGRYREFWQMGCELIGSDKPEAIAELISTAYFVLKEAGLKNVQLRTGDLDILRSSIEKLGVEKADEIMRLIDKSDYEGVESLIEEKSGADEFMEFLKCRDFKSLGKFFDDVKIKRLGDVLEWLSVFGTPYILDTSIARGLDYYKGIVFEIDAPSLGAEKQLCGGGEYSLIPLLGGKDVPTSGFAIGFDRIVLALEKEGFSFPPSKEIVCILPIGGEMRKEAISLATKLREKGIMVEVDLMRRSMQKSLQYADRIRAKFAIIVGPDEWKKGTVIIKNMQSGEQKEVRKKELHNFL encoded by the coding sequence ATGGTCGCGATAGGCAAACCACGGGGCACAAGAGATTTCACTCCCGATGAAATGGAAAGAAGAAGGGCTATCGAGAAAAAAATGCGGGACGTTTTTGAGAGATACGGGTACAGAGAAATTGTAACACCGACGATAGAAAACATGAGCCTTTTCACCATGAAATCTGGAGAAGGGATAGTTGAAGAGACCTATGCGTTTAATGATAAATCGGGCAGAATGCTTGCCCTCCGCCCGGAATTGACTGCTCCCGCCATGAGATTCTATTTGGAAAAATTGCAGATGGAGCCAAAACCCCTGAAGATATATTACTTCGGAAATTGCTTCAGATATGACCGACCGCAGAAAGGCAGGTACAGGGAATTCTGGCAGATGGGATGCGAGTTGATAGGAAGTGACAAACCAGAGGCAATAGCAGAGCTTATTTCCACGGCATATTTTGTACTCAAGGAAGCGGGATTGAAAAATGTGCAACTTCGCACCGGAGACCTTGACATACTTCGCTCTTCGATAGAGAAGCTTGGAGTTGAGAAGGCAGATGAAATCATGAGGCTCATAGATAAATCGGATTATGAAGGCGTTGAATCGCTGATTGAAGAAAAATCAGGGGCAGACGAATTCATGGAATTTCTGAAATGCCGTGATTTCAAATCCTTGGGCAAATTTTTTGACGATGTAAAAATAAAAAGGCTTGGGGATGTACTGGAATGGCTCTCTGTATTTGGCACGCCGTACATTCTTGATACATCAATAGCGAGGGGGCTTGATTACTATAAAGGCATAGTATTTGAAATAGATGCTCCTTCATTGGGGGCTGAAAAACAGCTTTGCGGCGGAGGGGAATACAGCCTAATCCCGCTCCTTGGGGGCAAAGATGTTCCTACGTCGGGCTTTGCCATCGGCTTCGATCGCATTGTCCTTGCCTTAGAAAAGGAAGGTTTTTCGTTTCCTCCTTCAAAAGAGATTGTCTGCATCCTTCCCATTGGAGGTGAGATGAGAAAGGAAGCGATTTCCCTTGCAACAAAATTGAGGGAAAAAGGAATAATGGTTGAGGTGGATTTAATGAGAAGGAGCATGCAGAAGTCATTACAATATGCTGACCGAATAAGGGCAAAGTTTGCGATAATTGTAGGCCCCGATGAATGGAAAAAAGGCACAGTTATTATCAAAAACATGCAAAGTGGGGAGCAGAAAGAGGTTAGGAAAAAGGAATTGCATAACTTTTTGTGA